From Pirellulales bacterium, the proteins below share one genomic window:
- a CDS encoding low specificity L-threonine aldolase, whose amino-acid sequence MRRAMAEAPVGDDVFGEDPTVIRLEELTAELLGKEAALYVPSGTMSNQLGVRTHCLAGDELICEAGCHIYNYEQGGASVLSGVATRTVEGDGGILHVDQLTELVRHEDDHLVRTRLVCLENTHNRGGGRVLPYDSVDSICRWAHEQGLRTHLDGARLFNAQVATGIAARQWSEHFDTVSVCFSKGLGAPVGSALAGPRDLIRLARRHRKLFGGGMRQAGVIAAGALYALEHHIDRLAKDHAHAQKLGEAIRQLDGLQLSTPSVDTNIVIFRVDSRLTDAATFAGRLREAGVLMLPMSRLDIRAVTHLDVTEAEIERAIQILGDLVHEPYRGDVHVPQKSSYT is encoded by the coding sequence ATGCGTCGCGCCATGGCCGAGGCCCCCGTCGGCGACGACGTCTTCGGCGAAGACCCCACGGTCATCCGGCTCGAAGAACTCACCGCCGAGCTGCTGGGCAAGGAAGCCGCCCTCTACGTCCCCTCGGGCACGATGTCGAACCAGCTTGGCGTGCGCACGCACTGCCTGGCGGGAGACGAATTGATCTGCGAGGCCGGCTGCCACATCTACAACTACGAGCAGGGGGGCGCGTCGGTCCTCAGCGGCGTCGCGACGCGCACCGTCGAAGGAGATGGCGGTATCCTGCACGTCGACCAGCTCACCGAGCTCGTGCGACACGAGGATGACCACCTCGTGCGCACCCGGCTCGTCTGTCTCGAGAACACGCACAATCGTGGCGGCGGCCGCGTGCTCCCCTACGATTCGGTCGACTCGATCTGTCGCTGGGCCCACGAACAAGGCCTGCGCACGCATCTCGACGGCGCCCGACTGTTCAATGCGCAAGTGGCCACCGGGATCGCGGCCCGGCAATGGTCCGAACATTTCGACACCGTCAGCGTCTGCTTCAGCAAGGGACTTGGGGCGCCGGTCGGTTCGGCCCTGGCCGGCCCGCGCGATCTCATTCGCCTGGCACGGAGGCACCGCAAGCTCTTCGGCGGCGGCATGCGTCAGGCGGGCGTGATCGCCGCGGGAGCCCTCTACGCGCTCGAGCACCACATCGACCGCCTGGCCAAGGATCATGCCCACGCGCAGAAGCTGGGGGAGGCGATTCGCCAACTCGACGGACTGCAATTGAGCACGCCATCGGTCGACACGAATATCGTCATCTTTCGCGTCGATTCGCGCCTCACCGATGCCGCCACCTTTGCCGGTCGCCTGCGCGAGGCGGGCGTGCTGATGCTGCCCATGAGCCGGCTGGACATTCGCGCCGTGACGCACCTCGATGTGACCGAAGCTGAAATCGAACGCGCCATTCAGATCCTGGGCGATCTCGTCCACGAGCCCTATCGGGGCGACGTCCACGTGCCTCAGAAGTCGTCGTACACGTGA
- the hisC gene encoding histidinol-phosphate transaminase yields MQGYVPGEQPPPGKFIKLNTNENPYPASPAVRRAVEMALNTGLGRYPDPTGTAFRHRAAALFDVEPDWILCGNGSDDILTIVTRAFVSERQRLRLPYPSYILYRSLAQLQGATSEEVYFRADWSLPTEFTEGADDLRLVFLPNPNSPSGTVLSPETILEIAERLPCPLVVDEAYVEFADTNCMSLVKRSDKILVSRSLSKSYGLAGLRFGYLVAQPHIIAGLMKVKDSYNCDSLSIAAATAAIDDQSWLAETRAKVIATRSRLTGEMRQLGFDAVDSQANFVWCPHPEIAVKPLYEQLKAQNILVRYMDYPGWGDGLRISVGTDDQIDACLALLRGMV; encoded by the coding sequence ATGCAGGGGTATGTGCCGGGCGAGCAGCCGCCGCCGGGCAAGTTCATCAAGCTCAATACGAACGAGAACCCCTACCCGGCGTCCCCCGCCGTGCGACGCGCCGTGGAGATGGCGCTGAACACGGGTCTGGGACGCTATCCCGATCCTACCGGGACCGCGTTCCGCCACCGCGCGGCGGCCCTGTTCGATGTCGAGCCCGACTGGATCCTCTGCGGCAACGGTAGCGACGATATTCTCACGATCGTCACGCGAGCGTTCGTGAGCGAACGACAGCGGCTGCGGCTTCCCTACCCCAGCTACATCCTCTACCGTTCGCTGGCGCAGCTTCAGGGGGCGACGAGCGAGGAAGTCTACTTCCGCGCGGACTGGTCCCTGCCGACGGAGTTTACCGAGGGGGCAGACGATCTGCGGTTGGTCTTTTTGCCCAATCCGAACAGTCCCTCGGGCACGGTGCTTTCGCCCGAGACGATTCTCGAAATCGCCGAGCGACTCCCCTGCCCTCTGGTGGTCGACGAGGCGTATGTCGAGTTCGCCGACACGAACTGCATGTCGCTCGTGAAACGTAGCGATAAGATTCTCGTCTCGCGCAGTTTGAGCAAGTCGTACGGTCTGGCGGGGCTGCGTTTTGGCTATCTCGTGGCGCAGCCTCACATCATCGCCGGGCTGATGAAAGTGAAGGATTCCTACAACTGCGACAGTCTCTCGATCGCCGCCGCCACGGCCGCCATCGACGATCAGAGCTGGCTCGCCGAAACCCGGGCCAAGGTGATCGCCACGCGCAGCCGGCTGACCGGAGAAATGCGTCAGCTCGGCTTCGACGCGGTCGATTCGCAGGCCAATTTCGTCTGGTGCCCGCACCCGGAAATCGCCGTGAAACCTCTGTACGAGCAGCTTAAGGCTCAGAACATCCTGGTCCGCTACATGGACTATCCGGGCTGGGGGGACGGGTTGCGTATTTCGGTCGGTACCGACGACCAAATCGACGCCTGCCTGGCGCTATTGCGCGGTATGGTTTAG
- the hisD gene encoding histidinol dehydrogenase, translating to MPSLNITRIDAARDDLSAALARIRDRLSPRGNIVSEAGRRRTIEVFGEPLTPQQVVERICTDVRQRGMPALLEYSHKLDGAQLDAPSLRVPAAELERAHAAADASFLATIRRIRDNVMRFQSAILARDVQIELEGGGYLAQRYLPLARVGVCVPGGAAAYPSTVLMTAVPAQAAGVRELAVIAPPTKFGAYNPDLLATCHELGIREVYRIGGAQGVAALAYGVEGIAKVDKIVGPGNMFVALAKQFVFGEVDIDSIAGPSEVVVVADETARPDFTAADLIAQAEHAPGASILVSWSEKQLDDTVAELERQLNELSRGELARQSLEDFGALILVRDAREAAEVANSLAAEHLHIAAENAEEILAQIPHAGAAFLGHYSPVALGDYVAGPSHVLPTGGTARYASALSSNDFVRATSVISFSRVAMEQVAGDVQTMADKEQLTAHRYSVDVRLQGSQPEGKVSP from the coding sequence ATGCCTTCACTGAATATTACGCGAATCGATGCCGCCCGAGATGATTTGTCGGCGGCCTTGGCGCGCATTCGCGACCGTTTGAGTCCGCGTGGCAACATCGTCAGCGAAGCGGGCCGCCGCCGCACGATCGAGGTGTTCGGCGAACCGCTCACCCCGCAGCAGGTGGTCGAGCGCATCTGCACCGATGTCCGCCAGCGTGGCATGCCCGCCCTGCTCGAATATTCGCACAAGCTCGACGGCGCGCAGCTCGACGCACCGTCGCTACGCGTTCCCGCCGCCGAGCTCGAACGGGCACACGCCGCGGCTGATGCCAGCTTTCTGGCGACGATTCGCCGCATTCGCGACAACGTGATGCGGTTTCAATCGGCCATTCTCGCCCGCGACGTGCAGATCGAGCTGGAGGGAGGCGGCTATCTCGCACAACGCTACCTTCCCCTGGCACGGGTGGGCGTCTGTGTGCCAGGCGGAGCGGCGGCCTACCCATCGACGGTCTTGATGACGGCCGTGCCGGCCCAGGCGGCCGGCGTGCGAGAACTGGCCGTGATCGCCCCACCGACGAAGTTCGGCGCCTACAATCCCGACCTGCTGGCCACGTGTCACGAGCTTGGCATCCGCGAGGTCTATCGTATCGGCGGAGCCCAGGGGGTTGCTGCCCTGGCTTATGGGGTCGAAGGCATCGCCAAGGTCGACAAGATCGTCGGACCGGGCAATATGTTCGTAGCGCTTGCCAAGCAATTCGTCTTCGGCGAAGTCGATATCGATTCGATCGCCGGGCCGAGCGAGGTAGTCGTCGTGGCGGACGAGACGGCACGCCCCGATTTCACCGCGGCCGATCTCATTGCCCAGGCCGAGCACGCTCCAGGCGCGAGTATTCTAGTCAGTTGGAGCGAGAAGCAGCTCGACGACACGGTGGCCGAACTCGAACGGCAGTTGAACGAGCTCTCGCGCGGCGAGTTGGCGCGACAGAGTCTCGAAGATTTCGGCGCCTTGATCCTGGTGCGCGATGCCCGCGAGGCAGCCGAAGTGGCCAATTCGCTTGCGGCCGAGCATCTGCACATCGCCGCCGAAAACGCCGAAGAAATTCTCGCTCAGATCCCGCACGCCGGGGCGGCCTTCCTTGGTCACTACAGCCCCGTGGCGCTGGGTGACTACGTGGCTGGTCCTTCGCACGTCCTGCCGACGGGAGGCACTGCTCGCTATGCGAGCGCCCTTTCGTCGAACGACTTCGTTCGCGCGACGAGCGTGATCAGCTTTAGCCGGGTGGCGATGGAACAGGTCGCCGGCGATGTACAAACCATGGCGGACAAGGAGCAACTCACGGCCCACCGCTACAGCGTCGATGTTCGTTTGCAGGGTTCGCAGCCGGAAGGCAAGGTGTCGCCGTGA
- the grpE gene encoding nucleotide exchange factor GrpE has product MSEPTKTDDDADSAANEISDAERLAVELNEAKDRVLRAQAEVENVRWRARREIEEQSLYAQAPLMTDLLPVLDNVGRAIEAAEKHPDAAGLLEGFKMVARQLEDVLARHHCTPISALHEAFDPHKHQAILQQPSAEYPAGTVLLVAQPGYQLRDRVLRPTQVIVSSGEAS; this is encoded by the coding sequence ATGAGCGAACCTACGAAGACCGACGATGACGCCGACTCGGCCGCGAACGAGATCTCGGACGCCGAACGCCTTGCCGTCGAGTTGAACGAGGCGAAAGACCGCGTGCTGCGCGCCCAGGCCGAAGTAGAGAACGTGCGTTGGCGCGCCCGCCGCGAAATCGAAGAGCAATCGCTCTACGCCCAGGCCCCGTTGATGACCGACCTGCTGCCCGTGCTCGACAATGTCGGGCGCGCCATCGAGGCCGCCGAGAAGCATCCCGATGCGGCCGGCCTGCTCGAGGGCTTCAAAATGGTCGCACGGCAACTCGAAGACGTCTTGGCACGTCACCACTGCACGCCCATCTCGGCACTGCACGAAGCCTTCGATCCCCACAAGCACCAGGCGATCCTACAGCAACCGAGCGCCGAGTATCCCGCCGGCACGGTGCTGCTGGTGGCGCAACCTGGCTATCAACTGCGCGACCGCGTGTTGCGCCCGACCCAGGTGATCGTTTCGTCGGGCGAAGCGAGCTAG
- the yacG gene encoding DNA gyrase inhibitor YacG produces MPVICPTCRQPFDPQLSTSMPFCCDRCRQIDLGRWLGEDYSVPVARDPDDEEFGDGESAE; encoded by the coding sequence ATGCCAGTCATCTGCCCCACCTGCCGCCAGCCGTTCGATCCGCAGTTGAGTACGAGCATGCCTTTCTGCTGCGATCGTTGCCGCCAAATCGACCTGGGGCGGTGGCTGGGCGAGGACTACTCGGTGCCTGTCGCGCGCGACCCCGACGACGAAGAGTTTGGGGATGGCGAGTCGGCGGAGTGA
- a CDS encoding zinc ribbon domain-containing protein: protein MPTYDYVCDACNHSFELFQGIKEAPKKKCPECGKAKLRRLFGTGAAIVFKGSGFYQTDYRSDSYKKQAAADKPSESKSSESKSSESKSSESKSSSSSSKKAAKE, encoded by the coding sequence ATGCCGACCTACGACTACGTTTGCGACGCCTGTAACCACAGCTTCGAGCTCTTCCAGGGCATCAAAGAGGCCCCGAAGAAGAAGTGCCCCGAATGCGGCAAAGCGAAATTGCGCCGTTTGTTCGGCACCGGCGCGGCGATCGTCTTCAAGGGCTCGGGCTTCTACCAGACCGACTACCGTAGCGACTCGTACAAGAAACAGGCCGCCGCCGACAAGCCGTCCGAGTCAAAATCGAGCGAATCCAAATCGAGCGAGTCCAAGTCATCCGAATCGAAGAGCAGCTCGTCCTCCTCGAAGAAAGCCGCGAAGGAATAA
- a CDS encoding metal ABC transporter permease — protein sequence MNFFHDLVAPLADWGSLDTWIVITGALAAMACALPGNFLVLRQQSMMGDALSHTALPGIAIAFLATHALRTAGLIAWEPYSAPWHAAMFAGAVVLGILTAVFTEAIQKLGHVESSAALGVVFTTLFALGLILIRLAADRVHLDADCVLYGSIETVVMDTWGTSGIPRAAVVNGSMLLLNLGLVALCFKELRVAAFDPGLATTLGIDATKMHYALMAITAATLVAAFESVGSILVIAMLIVPASTAYLLTDRLWLMIVWSLVVAALAAALGHVAAITLPAAIFSRLGFDTVRDASTAGMTAVVGGSLFVVALFFSPKQGVFVRAVRQNLLGLRVACEDVLGLLYRLDEMQLGHTTASVRKLLGERRSGAAIVQRMALYKLVREGKIVPEAAGYRLTDSGRRAAEELVRSHRLWETFLERHFEDLSGARLHRSAHAMEHFIGPELREEIAEALDRPETDPHGKAIPPRATDEN from the coding sequence ATGAACTTCTTCCACGATCTCGTCGCTCCGCTCGCCGATTGGGGCTCGCTCGATACGTGGATCGTCATCACCGGAGCCCTGGCGGCGATGGCTTGCGCCCTGCCCGGCAACTTTCTCGTGCTGCGGCAGCAGAGCATGATGGGCGATGCGCTCAGTCACACGGCGCTGCCCGGCATCGCGATTGCCTTCCTCGCCACGCATGCCTTGCGCACGGCAGGATTGATCGCCTGGGAGCCCTATTCCGCCCCCTGGCACGCCGCCATGTTTGCCGGTGCCGTCGTGTTGGGCATTCTGACGGCCGTCTTTACCGAGGCCATCCAGAAGCTGGGGCATGTCGAAAGCAGTGCGGCGTTGGGGGTGGTCTTCACCACGCTCTTTGCGCTGGGGCTGATCCTGATTCGACTGGCGGCCGATCGCGTTCATCTCGATGCCGACTGCGTCCTCTATGGCTCGATCGAAACGGTCGTGATGGACACGTGGGGCACGAGTGGCATTCCCCGCGCCGCGGTGGTTAATGGCTCCATGCTGCTGTTGAACCTGGGGCTCGTGGCCTTGTGCTTCAAGGAACTGCGCGTGGCGGCCTTCGATCCGGGGCTTGCCACCACACTCGGCATCGACGCCACCAAGATGCACTACGCCCTCATGGCGATCACCGCGGCCACGCTGGTGGCCGCCTTCGAAAGCGTAGGCAGCATCCTGGTGATCGCCATGCTCATCGTGCCGGCCTCGACGGCCTACCTGCTCACCGACCGGCTCTGGCTCATGATCGTGTGGAGTCTGGTCGTGGCGGCGCTCGCCGCCGCGCTGGGCCATGTCGCCGCGATCACGCTCCCCGCGGCGATCTTCAGCCGCCTCGGTTTCGACACGGTGCGCGACGCCAGCACCGCGGGCATGACGGCCGTGGTGGGGGGCAGCTTGTTCGTCGTGGCGCTCTTCTTCAGTCCCAAGCAGGGGGTCTTCGTGCGTGCCGTGCGGCAGAACCTGCTTGGGCTGCGCGTCGCCTGCGAGGACGTGCTGGGCCTGCTCTATCGGCTCGACGAGATGCAACTAGGGCACACGACGGCCTCTGTGCGCAAGCTGTTGGGCGAACGGCGCAGTGGCGCGGCGATCGTGCAGCGGATGGCGCTCTATAAGCTAGTGCGCGAGGGCAAGATCGTTCCCGAGGCGGCCGGTTATCGCCTGACCGACAGCGGACGACGCGCTGCCGAGGAGTTGGTGCGCTCGCACCGATTGTGGGAAACGTTCCTCGAACGCCACTTCGAGGATCTGAGCGGCGCACGCCTCCATCGCTCGGCACATGCCATGGAGCATTTCATCGGTCCCGAGTTGCGCGAGGAAATCGCCGAGGCGCTCGATCGCCCCGAGACCGATCCCCACGGCAAGGCGATTCCGCCGCGCGCCACGGACGAGAACTGA
- a CDS encoding cyclic nucleotide-binding domain-containing protein, which produces MNREVNLLPTLRQVPIFRDLTDQECTRLCQAVEILEFKPGDVLLYEDGSDRHLWVMLSGVCEVVRFADAHDNGDQEPVVLATLEPHSQFGEMSFFRAAPHSASIRATTPVKLMRISRKDYDRLVEEGSAAAYKLACNAIESLADRLERMDEWVEELVRNSPKTAPTPPIGEWESFRQRLFTSWNI; this is translated from the coding sequence GTGAACCGAGAAGTGAATCTGCTCCCCACGCTACGGCAAGTGCCCATCTTCCGCGATCTCACCGACCAGGAATGCACGCGTTTGTGCCAGGCGGTCGAGATCCTCGAGTTCAAGCCCGGCGACGTGTTGTTGTACGAGGACGGATCCGATCGCCATTTGTGGGTGATGCTGTCGGGCGTGTGCGAGGTGGTCCGTTTTGCGGATGCCCACGACAATGGCGATCAGGAGCCGGTCGTCCTGGCGACGCTCGAGCCGCACAGCCAGTTCGGCGAGATGTCGTTCTTTCGCGCCGCGCCCCACTCGGCGAGCATTCGCGCGACGACTCCGGTGAAGCTGATGCGTATCTCGCGCAAGGATTACGATCGCCTGGTCGAAGAAGGTTCGGCCGCCGCGTACAAGCTGGCCTGCAACGCCATCGAAAGCCTCGCCGATCGGTTGGAACGCATGGACGAATGGGTCGAAGAGCTCGTGCGCAATTCGCCCAAGACGGCCCCCACGCCCCCCATCGGCGAGTGGGAAAGCTTCCGCCAGCGTCTCTTCACGAGCTGGAACATCTGA
- the hisB gene encoding imidazoleglycerol-phosphate dehydratase HisB, translated as MSRTAKIQRQTNETNITVELDLDGSGAAQIATGVGFLDHMLTLFARHACIDLAVRAQGDLHIDDHHTVEDVGICIGQALRQALGDKQGIRRYGHFTLPMDETLVTSAVDLGGRYYLVFQAAFPTPKIGTFDTELVEDFWQAVAANALCNLHVVLHHGRNSHHIAEAIFKASARALRMAVEHDPRQTGVPSTKGTLSS; from the coding sequence ATGTCCAGAACCGCCAAAATCCAGCGTCAGACCAACGAAACGAACATCACCGTCGAGCTCGATCTCGACGGCAGCGGCGCCGCACAGATCGCCACGGGCGTCGGCTTCCTCGATCACATGCTGACGCTCTTTGCACGTCACGCATGCATCGACCTCGCGGTCCGTGCGCAGGGGGACCTGCACATCGACGATCACCACACGGTCGAGGACGTGGGTATCTGCATCGGCCAGGCGTTGCGCCAGGCGTTGGGAGACAAGCAAGGCATCCGCCGCTACGGCCACTTCACGCTGCCGATGGACGAGACGCTCGTCACATCGGCGGTCGACCTGGGGGGGCGGTATTACCTCGTCTTTCAGGCGGCGTTTCCCACGCCCAAGATCGGCACCTTCGATACTGAGCTGGTCGAGGACTTCTGGCAGGCCGTGGCGGCCAATGCCCTGTGCAATCTGCACGTCGTGCTGCACCACGGGCGGAACTCGCACCACATCGCCGAGGCGATCTTCAAGGCGTCGGCCCGCGCCCTGCGCATGGCGGTCGAGCACGATCCCCGTCAGACCGGTGTGCCGAGCACCAAGGGCACGCTAAGCTCGTAG
- a CDS encoding glutamate dehydrogenase, which yields MKAFDATQYYFDRAANQMDLSENIRRLLATPKREIQVQVAVERDNGEIATFIGYRVQHDNTRGPMKGGLRYHQDVDLDEVRSLAALMTWKTAVVNIPYGGAKGGIAVNPSQLSSWELERITRKFVDEIHDLVGPDTDIPAPDMGTNAAVMAWFMNQYSKYHGFAPACVTGKPVELHGLPGREEATGRGVGIFAYKLATRLKRKPAETRVAIQGFGNVGTHAAKFLHESEFKVVAVSDVSGAYYRPGGLNIPAVLQYALEHQGQLTGYPEAEKITNVQLLELDVDLLIPAALGGVFTAENAARVKAPLIIEAANGPILPEADAIFDERGTIVLPDILANAGGVTASYFEWVQNRQHYQWGLNRVRQELDHILSSAFESVWELASQRKVSLRTAAYIVGIGRVGRATILGGIL from the coding sequence ATGAAGGCCTTCGACGCCACGCAATACTATTTCGATCGCGCCGCCAACCAGATGGACTTGTCGGAGAATATCCGGCGCCTGTTGGCCACTCCCAAGCGCGAGATTCAAGTCCAGGTCGCCGTCGAACGCGACAATGGCGAGATCGCCACGTTCATCGGCTATCGCGTGCAGCACGACAACACGCGCGGCCCCATGAAAGGCGGCCTCCGCTATCACCAGGATGTCGATCTCGACGAGGTTCGCTCGCTGGCGGCCCTGATGACCTGGAAGACGGCCGTGGTCAACATTCCCTACGGCGGCGCGAAAGGGGGCATCGCCGTCAACCCCTCGCAGCTCAGCTCCTGGGAGCTCGAACGCATCACGCGCAAGTTTGTCGACGAGATTCACGATCTCGTCGGCCCCGACACGGACATTCCGGCCCCCGACATGGGGACGAACGCCGCCGTCATGGCGTGGTTCATGAATCAGTATTCCAAGTACCACGGCTTCGCGCCGGCGTGTGTGACGGGCAAGCCGGTCGAACTGCACGGCCTGCCCGGCCGCGAAGAGGCCACCGGGCGCGGCGTCGGCATCTTTGCCTACAAGCTGGCCACCCGGCTGAAACGCAAGCCAGCCGAGACTCGCGTCGCCATTCAGGGATTCGGCAACGTGGGGACGCACGCGGCGAAGTTCCTGCACGAGAGCGAGTTCAAGGTGGTCGCCGTCAGCGATGTAAGCGGCGCCTACTATCGCCCGGGCGGGCTGAACATTCCGGCCGTGCTGCAATACGCGCTCGAGCATCAGGGACAGCTCACCGGCTATCCCGAAGCCGAAAAGATCACCAACGTTCAACTGCTGGAGCTCGACGTCGATTTGCTGATCCCCGCGGCGCTGGGGGGCGTCTTCACCGCGGAGAATGCCGCACGCGTGAAGGCGCCGTTGATTATCGAAGCGGCGAACGGCCCGATACTGCCCGAGGCGGATGCCATCTTCGACGAACGTGGCACGATCGTGCTGCCCGACATTCTGGCGAATGCCGGCGGCGTGACGGCCAGCTACTTCGAGTGGGTGCAGAACCGCCAGCACTATCAGTGGGGACTGAATCGCGTTCGCCAGGAGCTCGATCACATCCTATCGTCGGCGTTCGAGTCCGTCTGGGAATTGGCCTCGCAACGTAAGGTAAGCTTGCGGACGGCGGCTTACATTGTCGGCATTGGACGCGTCGGGCGGGCGACGATCCTGGGAGGAATCCTGTGA
- a CDS encoding beta-lactamase family protein: MTQASELAEHAAPSSGLKPIDAAALQATISAAAKEMLIPGAVVLLRTPQGEFAVNYGTTELGVTTPPNAETHFRIASNTKTMTATVILQLVQEGKLKLDEPISKFVPGVPDGELITIAELLEMRSGLYNYTNSAEFASQLDHDPGKAWTTEELLALAFKHPSPAKPGAEFEYCNTNYALLGLVIEKVDGRPLAAAMHERLFKPLGMTNTLLPTADSNKIPAPFSHGYLYGSTSVALFGTPSYTPEMVAEAKAGTLLPHDYTALNHSFAAAAGGVVSTARDLAIWIEALATGRVFNAEYQRVWLDSPRSEDPSKPEGQAYGYGISIIRWGPNEYYFHGGETPGFNSFMGYDPENKVTLVVWTNLTVDLDEMPTANSLMLEVLDQIYVVSPLGPAQAPAK, translated from the coding sequence ATGACTCAGGCCAGCGAGTTGGCCGAACACGCCGCACCCTCGTCCGGGCTGAAGCCGATCGACGCAGCCGCACTGCAGGCCACTATTTCGGCCGCCGCCAAAGAGATGCTAATCCCCGGTGCGGTGGTTCTACTCCGCACGCCGCAAGGCGAGTTCGCCGTCAATTATGGGACAACCGAACTCGGCGTAACGACGCCACCAAACGCGGAGACTCATTTCCGCATCGCTTCGAACACCAAGACGATGACGGCGACCGTTATTCTGCAGTTGGTGCAGGAAGGCAAACTGAAGCTGGACGAGCCGATCTCGAAGTTCGTGCCGGGCGTACCCGACGGGGAACTCATCACTATCGCCGAATTGCTCGAGATGCGGAGTGGCCTCTACAACTACACGAACTCCGCAGAGTTCGCGTCGCAACTCGATCATGATCCTGGCAAGGCGTGGACGACCGAAGAGCTTTTGGCGTTGGCCTTCAAGCATCCCTCTCCGGCAAAACCGGGCGCCGAGTTTGAATACTGCAACACGAACTACGCGCTCTTGGGACTCGTCATCGAGAAAGTAGATGGCCGACCGCTGGCCGCAGCGATGCACGAGCGATTGTTTAAACCTCTCGGCATGACGAACACGCTGCTACCGACCGCCGATTCGAACAAGATTCCCGCACCTTTTTCACACGGTTACTTGTACGGCAGCACGTCGGTGGCATTGTTCGGCACGCCTTCTTACACGCCCGAGATGGTGGCCGAAGCGAAGGCCGGCACGCTCTTGCCCCACGACTACACGGCACTGAACCACAGCTTCGCGGCGGCGGCCGGCGGGGTGGTTTCAACGGCCCGTGATCTGGCCATCTGGATCGAGGCACTCGCGACCGGGCGCGTCTTCAACGCCGAATACCAACGCGTGTGGCTGGACAGCCCTCGGTCCGAGGACCCGAGCAAGCCCGAGGGGCAGGCGTACGGCTACGGCATCTCGATCATACGCTGGGGGCCGAACGAGTACTACTTTCACGGCGGCGAGACACCCGGCTTCAACTCGTTCATGGGCTACGACCCCGAGAACAAGGTGACACTCGTGGTATGGACGAATCTCACGGTCGACCTCGATGAAATGCCGACGGCGAACTCGCTGATGCTCGAGGTGCTCGATCAGATTTATGTGGTGTCGCCGCTGGGGCCGGCGCAAGCGCCTGCGAAGTAG